In one Methylocaldum szegediense genomic region, the following are encoded:
- a CDS encoding gluconokinase encodes MNADRPVIVVLLGVSGSGKTTIGLRLAERLSWPFFDGDDFHPEQNLTKMMQHQPLTDADREPWLDRLAELIEASIAAGRSAVIACSALRHAYRERLARGRREVVFVYLKGCFELVRDRLARRQGHFMPIDLLPSQFETLEEPLDAIAIDIRESPEAIVEALIPQLENPIEKRPGNKSFQ; translated from the coding sequence ATGAACGCGGACCGTCCTGTCATCGTCGTACTCCTCGGAGTCTCGGGCTCGGGAAAAACAACCATCGGCCTCCGGCTTGCCGAACGTCTCAGCTGGCCATTCTTCGACGGGGATGATTTCCACCCTGAGCAAAACCTTACGAAAATGATGCAGCACCAGCCGTTGACGGACGCCGACCGCGAACCCTGGCTCGATCGGCTAGCCGAGCTGATAGAAGCCTCGATAGCGGCAGGGCGTTCCGCCGTCATCGCTTGCTCGGCGCTGAGACACGCCTATCGGGAACGCCTAGCGCGCGGCCGCCGCGAAGTGGTTTTCGTGTATCTCAAGGGTTGCTTTGAACTCGTTCGCGACCGGCTCGCCCGCCGGCAAGGGCATTTCATGCCTATTGATCTGCTTCCGAGCCAGTTCGAAACACTCGAGGAACCTTTAGACGCCATCGCCATCGATATTCGCGAGTCCCCCGAAGCCATCGTGGAAGCCTTGATTCCACAGCTAGAAAACCCCATTGAGAAGCGCCCGGGAAACAAGTCGTTTCAATGA
- a CDS encoding tetratricopeptide repeat protein produces the protein MEIAGIFILLIQIGFVVHAIRRGHSLLWVFLIIFLPLLGCILYSVMVLLSEVIQSRTARQGSKAMLRMLDPQKELRKRLEALEISDTIENRSALAEEYLKHGMLDEAITLYESSLTGMYRTDPSLRLGLAKALVESGDFGRAREKLETLFRTNPGFESQDAHLLYARSLEALGELDQTLDEYRALAWYSAGAEAKCRHALLLKRMGKTAEARALFEDILKDAKLATRHSRRLNKEWVDIARRELS, from the coding sequence ATGGAAATCGCCGGAATCTTCATATTGCTCATCCAGATCGGGTTTGTCGTTCATGCGATCCGCCGCGGCCATTCGCTCTTGTGGGTATTCCTGATCATCTTCCTGCCTTTGCTCGGCTGTATTCTCTATTCGGTGATGGTGCTGCTGTCTGAGGTTATACAGAGCCGCACCGCCCGGCAGGGCTCTAAGGCCATGCTGCGGATGCTCGACCCGCAAAAGGAACTTCGAAAACGCCTCGAAGCCTTGGAGATATCCGACACCATAGAAAACCGTAGCGCGCTGGCGGAGGAATATCTTAAACACGGCATGCTAGACGAGGCCATCACGCTTTACGAGAGTTCCCTCACAGGAATGTACCGCACCGACCCGAGCCTTCGGCTGGGACTCGCCAAGGCATTGGTGGAATCGGGCGACTTCGGACGCGCCCGGGAAAAGCTCGAAACCTTGTTCCGCACCAATCCCGGATTCGAAAGTCAGGACGCCCACCTGCTTTATGCCCGTTCCCTCGAAGCGCTCGGAGAACTGGACCAGACTCTGGATGAATACCGCGCCCTGGCCTGGTATTCTGCAGGCGCCGAGGCCAAATGCCGCCATGCGTTGCTGCTGAAGCGCATGGGAAAAACGGCGGAAGCACGGGCGCTGTTCGAGGACATTCTCAAGGACGCGAAACTGGCGACCAGGCACAGCCGCCGACTGAACAAGGAATGGGTCGATATTGCGAGGCGGGAGTTGTCGTAG
- a CDS encoding DEAD/DEAH box helicase, whose amino-acid sequence MKVLHCTWIPECTGEFVQPGDIWLWIEHDGEPANISGAANRHPRHLTKAELVAFLEGELGLDVSPYERRFHFAPQIVLLPTVDGRPLPSPELESGADEDPTEAALTGWEVDAYRLAHPFKQLGELRFLSSYRASQTKAGIDLLFWHYFTQSLKSVIVKDRYIPALFYRSMPPDGYEIYAGWEIVSDSYERLIQEAVARMPPVCTSAGGRVYESSSLLRHCGDVLVHRTVVQAASGTKLGRKIEGTLLNACRNGAPAGHPWKTDEGIELYRQWLGWRRNLLGRREEADLELVFRLQEASDENGAWRLEILLSPRRDPALRLPLAEYWVLSAERKRVFVESLGADFEKNLLLGLGQAARIYPKLWEGLDEERPTGVDLTLEEAFAFLQEDAWVLEDAGFTVMVPTWWTPQGRRRARIRLYASRRSPSDSGTRRELGVHNLIAYRYELALGTDTIDEAEWERLVESKTPLVRFRGQWLTLDREKMRMMLEFWRKHRSEDGGMSLPELMRKTAEDSDLFEIDPQGTLLEMLEKLRDHSRLQPVDDPPGLVARLRDYQRRGLAWLCYLESLGLNGCLADDMGLGKTVQVIARLVQERAEGDGHAPTLLVVPTSVIGNWKKELERFAPGLRAMVHHGGGRYRDVARFREICLEHDAVITSYALVRRDEKLFSQIRWARIVLDEAQNIKNPMSAQTKAVLRLNADHRLALTGTPVENRLLDLWSIFNFLNPGYLGKQSQFRQRYELPIQRDNDPVQTETLKQLIEPFVLRRVKTDPNIIKDLPDKVENKQFCHLCKEQAALYEAVVRDVEERLSTAEGIGRQGLMLSALMRLKQVCNHPAQFLRDGSAFTPERSPKLERLHDMLTDVIAETESALVFTQFAEVGDSLYRYLRNALGCPVFYLHGGTPPTKRERMIAEFQDPDTEPGVFILSLKAGGVGITLTKANHVFHFDRWWNPAVEDQATDRAFRIGQRKNVFVHKFITIGTLEERIDRMIEDKKQVASLIVGNDESWLTRLDNEAFKALIALNRQAVME is encoded by the coding sequence ATGAAAGTCCTGCACTGCACATGGATCCCCGAGTGTACCGGCGAGTTCGTCCAACCGGGCGATATTTGGCTTTGGATCGAGCATGACGGCGAACCCGCCAACATCTCTGGAGCCGCGAACCGTCATCCTCGGCACCTTACCAAAGCTGAGCTGGTCGCTTTTCTCGAGGGAGAACTGGGGCTGGACGTCTCACCTTACGAGCGCCGATTTCACTTCGCGCCGCAGATTGTCCTGTTGCCGACGGTTGACGGTCGGCCGCTACCGAGCCCGGAGTTGGAAAGCGGGGCGGACGAAGACCCCACTGAAGCGGCTCTGACGGGCTGGGAAGTGGATGCCTATCGCTTGGCCCACCCTTTCAAACAACTCGGCGAACTGCGTTTTTTGTCGTCTTATCGGGCCTCGCAGACGAAAGCGGGCATTGATCTTTTGTTCTGGCATTACTTCACGCAGTCGCTGAAATCGGTGATTGTGAAGGATCGCTACATCCCGGCTCTGTTTTATCGATCGATGCCGCCGGACGGCTACGAAATCTATGCGGGCTGGGAAATCGTTTCCGACAGCTACGAACGCTTGATTCAGGAGGCGGTTGCGCGGATGCCGCCAGTCTGCACATCCGCTGGCGGCCGTGTTTATGAGAGTTCGAGTCTGCTCAGGCACTGTGGCGATGTTCTGGTGCATCGCACCGTTGTCCAGGCCGCTTCCGGCACCAAACTCGGGCGGAAGATCGAGGGTACGCTATTGAACGCCTGCCGAAACGGGGCGCCCGCCGGCCATCCGTGGAAGACCGACGAGGGCATCGAGCTTTACCGGCAATGGCTGGGCTGGCGGCGCAATCTGCTCGGACGGCGCGAGGAAGCGGACCTCGAGTTGGTGTTTCGTTTGCAGGAAGCATCCGACGAGAACGGTGCCTGGCGCTTGGAAATTCTGCTGTCGCCGCGCCGTGACCCGGCCCTGCGCTTGCCCCTGGCCGAATATTGGGTGCTGAGCGCCGAAAGGAAGAGGGTTTTCGTCGAGTCGCTTGGCGCGGATTTCGAGAAAAATTTGTTGCTGGGGCTGGGCCAGGCGGCCCGCATCTATCCCAAGCTTTGGGAGGGCCTGGACGAGGAGCGGCCCACCGGGGTCGATTTGACCCTGGAAGAGGCTTTCGCGTTTTTGCAGGAAGATGCTTGGGTTTTGGAAGATGCCGGATTTACCGTCATGGTGCCGACCTGGTGGACGCCGCAAGGCCGTCGGCGTGCCAGAATTCGTCTTTATGCCAGCCGTCGCAGCCCCTCCGACTCCGGTACCCGGCGCGAGTTGGGCGTACACAATCTGATCGCCTACCGTTACGAGCTGGCGTTGGGGACGGACACGATCGACGAGGCGGAATGGGAGCGGCTGGTCGAAAGCAAGACGCCGCTGGTTCGGTTCCGCGGCCAATGGCTCACCCTGGATCGGGAAAAGATGCGCATGATGCTGGAGTTCTGGCGCAAGCACCGGAGCGAGGACGGTGGTATGAGTCTGCCGGAACTGATGCGGAAGACGGCGGAGGATTCGGATCTTTTCGAGATCGATCCGCAAGGGACTTTGCTGGAGATGCTGGAAAAGCTCCGTGACCACAGCCGTTTGCAGCCAGTAGACGATCCACCGGGCCTGGTCGCGCGGCTTCGGGATTATCAGCGGCGCGGGCTCGCCTGGCTCTGTTACCTCGAAAGCCTGGGGCTAAACGGTTGCCTTGCGGACGATATGGGTCTCGGTAAAACCGTGCAGGTCATCGCGCGTTTGGTCCAGGAGCGGGCTGAAGGGGATGGGCATGCGCCCACCTTGCTCGTCGTGCCGACTTCGGTGATCGGCAACTGGAAGAAAGAGCTCGAACGGTTCGCGCCTGGCCTTCGAGCCATGGTTCATCATGGCGGCGGACGTTATCGGGATGTCGCCCGGTTCCGGGAGATTTGTCTGGAGCACGATGCGGTGATCACGTCCTACGCTCTAGTGCGACGGGACGAGAAACTGTTTTCCCAGATTCGGTGGGCGCGAATCGTGCTCGACGAGGCCCAGAATATCAAGAATCCGATGTCAGCCCAGACCAAAGCGGTTTTGAGGCTCAATGCTGACCACCGTCTGGCCTTGACCGGGACGCCGGTCGAAAACCGGCTGCTCGATCTCTGGTCGATCTTCAATTTTCTGAATCCTGGCTACCTGGGCAAGCAGAGCCAGTTCCGCCAGCGTTACGAGCTTCCGATTCAGCGCGACAACGATCCGGTCCAGACCGAAACCCTGAAACAATTGATCGAGCCTTTCGTCCTTCGACGGGTCAAGACCGACCCCAACATCATCAAGGACCTGCCCGACAAGGTCGAAAACAAACAATTCTGCCACCTCTGCAAGGAGCAAGCCGCGCTTTACGAAGCAGTGGTGCGCGATGTGGAGGAGCGCCTATCGACGGCCGAGGGGATCGGGCGTCAAGGTCTGATGCTGTCAGCGCTGATGAGGCTCAAGCAGGTGTGCAATCATCCCGCCCAATTTTTGCGCGACGGCAGTGCGTTCACGCCAGAACGCTCACCGAAACTCGAACGGCTGCACGATATGTTGACCGACGTGATCGCGGAAACCGAAAGCGCTTTGGTGTTCACCCAATTCGCCGAGGTCGGCGATAGCTTATATAGATACCTGCGCAACGCTTTAGGCTGCCCTGTGTTTTATCTGCATGGCGGAACGCCGCCGACCAAGCGCGAGCGGATGATCGCCGAGTTTCAAGACCCGGATACCGAGCCCGGCGTGTTCATCCTGTCTCTGAAGGCGGGCGGGGTGGGCATCACGCTGACCAAGGCCAACCATGTCTTTCATTTCGACCGTTGGTGGAACCCGGCAGTGGAAGACCAGGCTACGGACCGCGCCTTTCGCATCGGCCAGCGTAAGAACGTGTTCGTGCACAAATTCATTACCATCGGGACTTTGGAAGAGCGCATAGACCGCATGATCGAAGACAAGAAGCAGGTGGCTTCGCTGATCGTGGGAAACGACGAATCCTGGCTGACGCGACTGGACAACGAGGCTTTCAAGGCGCTTATCGCCCTGAACCGTCAAGCGGTGATGGAGTAG
- a CDS encoding SWIM zinc finger family protein, whose protein sequence is MGKIGKTWWGQRFIEAMETFTDPKRLMRGRQYLSTHRILGWRVERNRVLARVRGRMSPYLGFYEEPIYEIQIEFSQLPESAWDSAIQLIGSRVGFLARLLLNEMPDEIEKPFEAFDVHLLPRSRKDIKTDCSCPDPENPCKHIAALYYLLASRLDHDPFLLFELRGLPRSELARRLQHTPLGAALATALTENGGELCSAESYFSRPAELAAPETVVPRDYWRGAKKLPSGVEPPEPAPVSGILVKKGGDFPPFWPKDVSFVEVMDAFYEQVRKKAKDWM, encoded by the coding sequence ATGGGCAAGATTGGGAAGACCTGGTGGGGCCAGCGGTTCATCGAAGCGATGGAGACGTTCACCGATCCGAAGCGGCTGATGCGCGGGCGCCAGTATCTCAGCACGCATCGCATTCTCGGGTGGCGCGTCGAGCGCAACAGGGTTCTGGCGCGCGTGCGGGGACGGATGAGCCCCTACCTGGGATTTTACGAGGAGCCCATCTACGAAATACAAATCGAATTCTCGCAGTTGCCGGAGTCGGCCTGGGACAGCGCGATCCAGCTGATCGGCAGCCGCGTGGGATTTCTCGCCCGCTTGTTGCTCAACGAAATGCCCGACGAGATCGAAAAGCCTTTTGAGGCGTTTGATGTCCATCTTCTGCCGAGGAGCCGCAAAGACATCAAGACCGACTGTTCCTGTCCCGATCCCGAGAATCCGTGCAAGCACATTGCAGCGCTGTATTACCTGCTGGCCTCGCGCCTGGATCACGACCCTTTTCTTTTGTTTGAACTGCGGGGGCTCCCCCGCTCCGAACTCGCCCGGCGGCTCCAGCACACACCGCTGGGGGCAGCGCTGGCCACGGCCTTGACGGAAAACGGGGGTGAGTTATGTTCAGCGGAGTCCTACTTCAGCCGTCCCGCTGAACTCGCCGCGCCCGAAACCGTCGTTCCCAGGGATTACTGGCGTGGCGCCAAAAAACTGCCCTCCGGTGTGGAACCCCCGGAACCTGCCCCGGTCTCGGGCATTCTAGTCAAGAAAGGGGGCGATTTTCCGCCGTTTTGGCCCAAAGACGTGTCTTTCGTCGAGGTGATGGATGCGTTTTACGAGCAGGTCAGAAAAAAGGCGAAGGATTGGATGTGA
- a CDS encoding retropepsin-like aspartic protease family protein, which yields MKQLILAIIGILPLATPVTGGANERIAMRQSEAGTFYIPVHIEGVGATDFLVDTGSSHTTINEATLAVLKANGMAKYAYDIKGVMVDGAVKVVPVYSIRSIDIGHLCVLKDVEAAVFPGESRQILGLSALSKVSSVVFTMSPPSLQLHDCDGGSTRTAVSAP from the coding sequence ATGAAGCAGCTTATTCTGGCGATCATCGGTATTTTGCCTCTTGCGACACCCGTAACGGGTGGGGCGAACGAGCGCATTGCCATGCGGCAGAGCGAGGCAGGCACGTTCTACATCCCGGTCCACATCGAAGGCGTAGGCGCCACGGATTTTCTAGTCGACACCGGCTCCAGTCATACCACCATCAACGAGGCGACCTTGGCGGTCCTGAAGGCCAACGGTATGGCTAAATATGCCTACGACATCAAGGGTGTCATGGTGGATGGAGCGGTCAAGGTTGTGCCGGTTTATTCGATTCGCTCCATCGACATCGGTCATCTTTGCGTGCTGAAGGATGTGGAAGCGGCCGTGTTTCCGGGGGAGAGCCGGCAGATTCTCGGTCTGAGCGCCTTGAGCAAGGTCTCCTCCGTGGTATTCACCATGTCTCCGCCGTCCTTGCAACTTCACGACTGTGACGGTGGCAGTACGCGAACGGCGGTTAGCGCACCGTGA
- a CDS encoding transcriptional regulator GcvA → MNNRLPPLNALRAFEAAARHLSFKKAADELHVTPAAISHQIKALEDHLGVRLFHRGNRTLALTPVAQASLGKLRGGFAQLAAAVEDMRTYDKASVLSVSVTPSFANKWLMPRLHRFIAKYPDIEVRITASTKLVDAQTMTLLQDRELEDVELGAIDVTIRFGSGYYPGFQVEKLSPSTVVPVCSPTLLEGDHPLREPSDLVHHTLLHVDPIYRFEYQSYWEIWLEAVGLKGEIDPVRGLHFNHAYLALEAAVDGLGVALTQSILAASDIMAGRLVAPFPQKLSMDFTYYLVYTAETAQRPSLVAFRQWLLDEIESMGSSEFAGVLL, encoded by the coding sequence ATGAATAATCGTTTACCTCCATTGAATGCGCTTCGCGCTTTCGAAGCCGCTGCTAGGCATCTGAGTTTCAAAAAGGCCGCCGATGAATTGCACGTTACACCCGCCGCGATCAGCCATCAAATCAAAGCCCTTGAAGACCATCTCGGAGTCCGCCTTTTTCATCGCGGCAACCGGACACTCGCTCTGACGCCGGTGGCGCAGGCTTCTTTGGGTAAGCTTCGCGGAGGCTTTGCGCAGCTTGCCGCGGCGGTCGAGGACATGCGCACTTACGACAAGGCGTCGGTCCTCAGCGTGAGTGTCACGCCCTCGTTCGCCAATAAGTGGTTGATGCCGCGGCTGCATCGCTTCATCGCCAAGTACCCGGATATCGAAGTCAGAATCACGGCCAGCACGAAACTGGTCGATGCCCAGACCATGACTCTGCTTCAGGACAGGGAACTCGAAGATGTCGAACTGGGCGCCATCGACGTGACGATCCGCTTCGGCTCAGGGTACTATCCTGGGTTTCAGGTAGAGAAGCTGTCCCCCTCGACTGTCGTTCCGGTTTGCAGTCCCACATTGCTAGAGGGTGATCATCCGCTGCGGGAACCGTCGGATTTGGTCCACCATACTCTGCTGCACGTCGACCCCATCTACCGCTTTGAGTACCAGTCATATTGGGAAATCTGGCTGGAAGCTGTGGGCCTTAAGGGCGAGATCGATCCCGTCCGCGGGTTGCATTTCAATCATGCTTACCTGGCCCTGGAAGCCGCCGTCGACGGGTTAGGAGTCGCCTTGACGCAATCCATACTGGCGGCCTCTGATATCATGGCAGGACGGCTTGTTGCGCCATTTCCGCAAAAGCTGTCCATGGACTTCACCTATTACCTGGTATACACCGCGGAAACGGCTCAGCGGCCGAGCTTGGTCGCCTTTCGCCAATGGCTGTTGGATGAAATCGAGAGCATGGGTTCGTCGGAGTTCGCCGGCGTTTTGCTGTGA
- a CDS encoding hybrid sensor histidine kinase/response regulator has translation MSYNWANNKKTSVGRLDLCKSLIEGIDGQAIFMLDPEGRVRSWNRGAERIQGYRADEILGRSHACFYPHEDVERGKPERDLAIATARGVFEEESWRLRKDGTRFWAYSRLTAVHDTAHRLRSFTSVTTDLTEQRLIEVIRHEREARYALLTEMVPAILSIWRADGKCEYVNDYFLKFTGISALMSLRRGWVETMHPDDRAAAIKAWTEAASRGQPFTVEYRLRRHDGLYCWFRWQGVPIRKTRGDIVKWIIMATDIEHDKHQQDALREANRRKDEFLAVLAHEFRNPLAPISNAVHILRNEARNAPDLQAPIDMIERQVRHLVRLVDDLLDVSRLARGKINLDMRPVDVVVVAAQVVESHRSSAAAHRHELIRDLPAHPLYVEGDDVRLTQMIDNLLTNAVKYTPDGGEIRVSIRESGDEVKIAVRDNGIGIAQEALSHIFEPFTQGQHGIGRSQGGLGIGLALVRSLVELHRGRIEAYSAGPGQGSEFTIYLPRLSEQISPISDCRGVSIAQEAEGLRVLIVDDNRDAADSVARLLGMWGHETRIAHDGKTALDMYREYLPDVILLNIGLPDMDGYEVARCVREDDRRPAVLVAVTGYGQTEDRQRSMASGFDYHLVKPIAPDDLRKVLQGPHLTPIVTAQEKIEKI, from the coding sequence ATGTCGTACAACTGGGCCAACAACAAGAAGACTTCTGTCGGGAGGTTGGATCTGTGCAAATCGCTAATCGAAGGCATTGATGGCCAGGCGATCTTCATGCTCGATCCTGAGGGACGGGTACGCAGTTGGAATCGCGGCGCTGAGCGAATCCAGGGTTACCGGGCCGACGAAATCCTCGGCCGGTCTCATGCTTGTTTTTATCCCCATGAAGACGTCGAACGGGGCAAGCCGGAACGGGATTTGGCGATTGCGACGGCGCGGGGAGTGTTTGAGGAGGAGAGCTGGCGCTTACGCAAAGACGGAACGCGTTTCTGGGCGTACTCCAGGCTAACAGCGGTGCACGACACAGCCCACCGTTTGCGCAGTTTCACCAGCGTTACCACCGATCTGACGGAACAGCGACTTATCGAGGTCATTAGGCACGAACGCGAAGCGCGCTACGCCCTGCTAACGGAGATGGTACCGGCGATCCTCTCGATCTGGAGAGCCGATGGCAAATGCGAATACGTCAATGACTATTTCTTAAAGTTCACCGGCATATCGGCACTTATGTCGCTCAGACGAGGCTGGGTCGAGACCATGCACCCGGATGATCGGGCTGCGGCGATTAAAGCATGGACGGAAGCAGCCTCCCGGGGACAGCCGTTTACCGTGGAATACCGTTTGCGGCGTCACGATGGACTTTACTGTTGGTTTCGCTGGCAAGGCGTTCCCATCCGCAAGACCCGCGGTGACATTGTCAAATGGATCATCATGGCAACGGACATCGAACACGATAAGCACCAGCAGGACGCACTGCGTGAGGCAAACCGCCGTAAGGACGAGTTCCTGGCAGTGCTCGCCCATGAGTTCCGGAATCCTCTGGCGCCGATCAGCAATGCCGTGCACATCCTGCGCAACGAAGCCCGCAATGCCCCCGATCTGCAGGCGCCGATCGATATGATCGAGCGGCAAGTCCGGCATTTGGTCCGATTGGTGGATGATCTTCTGGATGTGTCGCGGCTTGCGCGGGGAAAAATCAACCTCGACATGCGGCCTGTCGATGTGGTTGTCGTCGCAGCTCAGGTGGTAGAGAGTCACCGCAGTTCCGCTGCGGCACACCGCCACGAGCTGATCCGGGACCTGCCTGCGCATCCACTCTATGTCGAAGGCGATGACGTACGCTTAACCCAAATGATCGACAATTTGCTGACCAATGCCGTCAAGTACACGCCGGACGGCGGGGAAATCCGGGTATCCATCCGAGAAAGCGGCGACGAGGTGAAAATAGCGGTACGTGACAATGGCATCGGCATTGCCCAAGAAGCTTTATCCCATATCTTTGAACCGTTCACCCAAGGCCAGCACGGTATTGGTCGTTCCCAAGGGGGCCTGGGAATAGGACTTGCCCTCGTTCGCAGCCTGGTGGAACTGCATCGGGGTCGGATAGAGGCGTATAGTGCCGGTCCGGGTCAAGGCAGCGAGTTCACGATCTACCTTCCGCGCCTGTCGGAGCAGATCAGCCCGATATCCGATTGCCGCGGTGTTAGCATCGCGCAAGAAGCGGAGGGACTGCGCGTCCTGATTGTGGACGATAACCGGGATGCGGCGGATTCGGTGGCTCGGCTACTAGGCATGTGGGGCCACGAGACCAGGATCGCGCACGACGGCAAGACCGCCCTGGACATGTACCGGGAATATCTCCCCGATGTCATACTGCTCAATATCGGCTTACCGGATATGGACGGCTACGAGGTCGCCCGTTGCGTGCGGGAGGACGACCGCCGGCCGGCAGTCCTCGTCGCCGTCACGGGCTACGGGCAAACCGAGGACCGGCAACGCTCTATGGCCTCGGGCTTCGATTATCATCTGGTAAAGCCTATCGCCCCCGACGATCTTCGGAAGGTGTTGCAAGGGCCTCATCTGACGCCCATTGTCACCGCACAGGAAAAAATCGAAAAAATTTGA
- a CDS encoding DsbA family protein: MWIILLMLLAVSPAARVEEVAAKIDGQAIPLAEIDTPSRAKIVRLHQALTDEAARALDRLIDRQLQASSEAKFPSPKPVTDEAIRAFRASRPEDFEGPFAPLETKRNPAAEWPAIRLYLTQKALESVQAEARRRLRAGHAIKVWLPDGPELEQPLSPIRTVALVDDTPITAEMLEQATALRLYRLRKEIYLERQRCLETSVENRLLSEEARRLGIPIEDLLAKMTRDTTVGTKELNASIESERAAGRPVSDPDRARQYLAFRKAYTRRAALVKKLRDSARIEILLEEPSLPRLPMIELNAPILGALDGPRLIAYTNYRCTPCRAAHREIDRILAAQRNVRVVFRDFIPVYDPVADEAARLSRCADRLGAFGRVRSELLGRNPPAFGEAWYTDDALRTLASRLDIDSDALVQCLSSPELGEAIEQDTAEAHELGFEEAPSFVVQGIPLSGMQSAKSLAGILRNQRYPGRLSD; encoded by the coding sequence ATGTGGATCATTCTCCTGATGCTCCTGGCCGTGAGCCCGGCCGCGCGCGTGGAGGAGGTGGCGGCCAAAATAGACGGCCAGGCGATCCCGTTGGCCGAAATCGATACGCCCTCGCGCGCGAAAATTGTTCGATTGCATCAAGCCTTAACCGACGAGGCGGCCCGTGCGCTCGATCGGCTGATCGACCGACAGCTTCAAGCCTCCTCAGAAGCGAAATTCCCTTCGCCCAAGCCGGTCACAGATGAGGCAATCCGCGCCTTTCGCGCCTCCCGGCCGGAAGACTTCGAGGGGCCTTTCGCACCGCTCGAGACCAAGCGCAATCCGGCAGCGGAGTGGCCCGCGATCCGGCTCTATCTGACTCAGAAAGCACTCGAATCCGTGCAAGCCGAAGCGCGCCGCCGGCTCCGGGCGGGCCATGCCATCAAGGTCTGGCTTCCGGACGGGCCGGAACTCGAACAGCCGCTGTCCCCGATACGAACGGTGGCGCTGGTGGACGATACCCCGATCACGGCGGAAATGCTGGAACAAGCCACCGCGCTTCGTCTGTATCGGCTGAGAAAGGAAATCTATCTCGAGCGGCAGCGGTGTCTCGAGACGTCCGTCGAGAATCGACTCCTGAGCGAGGAGGCGAGGCGACTCGGTATCCCGATCGAGGACCTGCTGGCAAAAATGACGCGGGATACGACCGTCGGGACTAAGGAGCTGAACGCCTCTATCGAATCCGAACGCGCCGCAGGCCGACCGGTGTCGGACCCGGATCGCGCCCGCCAATACTTGGCGTTCCGTAAGGCTTATACCCGCCGTGCGGCTTTGGTAAAAAAGCTGCGGGATTCGGCTCGCATCGAGATCCTGCTCGAAGAGCCCTCGCTACCCCGTCTTCCCATGATCGAGTTGAACGCTCCCATTCTGGGCGCGCTGGATGGGCCGCGCTTGATCGCCTACACCAATTACCGCTGTACGCCCTGCCGGGCTGCTCATCGGGAAATCGACCGGATTCTCGCCGCCCAGCGAAACGTGCGCGTCGTTTTCCGCGACTTCATCCCGGTGTACGACCCTGTGGCCGACGAGGCGGCCCGCTTGTCCCGCTGCGCCGACCGGCTAGGCGCCTTCGGTCGTGTGCGCAGCGAGCTTCTGGGCCGGAATCCGCCAGCCTTCGGCGAAGCCTGGTACACAGATGACGCTCTCCGCACGCTGGCGAGCAGGCTGGATATCGACTCAGACGCCTTGGTGCAGTGCCTTTCGTCCCCGGAGCTCGGCGAGGCCATCGAACAGGATACCGCTGAAGCACACGAATTGGGCTTCGAAGAGGCGCCATCCTTCGTAGTCCAAGGCATACCGCTCTCAGGCATGCAATCTGCCAAGAGCCTGGCCGGAATCTTGCGTAATCAGCGGTACCCCGGTCGGCTGTCGGATTAA